One window of Fibrobacter sp. UWH6 genomic DNA carries:
- a CDS encoding PorV/PorQ family protein, whose protein sequence is MTSRFSLPVLALAVAIPSSSFAYFTQGDAGQEVFSFINTFDSPRNAALEKSAGALPSTDPSIVQINPASVRLPEGKNHVVAAHWQTGDLAENQGSLYYTGHYDKYIFQVSYNWLDYGTIDGYDELGEATHIEYKPFSQLITASISFPLKHFSFGATAKVATDKLAEEAGDRMAVGAAFDWGVTWQSDSKRWGFAVMARDFGSLLRDYVDDGENEYYPMSQTFAVSTYFRPKSLPRLTVFADSDFPRYQEAFLSLGGEYALGQSFAVRVGFERAWLDLIRDAKELMASESRPDETQNAHMVSAGLGYNANLFSLDYSFSYLAESLGIEHRLGLRVNF, encoded by the coding sequence ATGACTTCCAGATTCTCTTTACCCGTACTGGCATTGGCCGTTGCAATTCCGTCTAGTAGCTTCGCCTATTTTACCCAGGGCGACGCGGGTCAAGAGGTCTTCTCCTTCATAAACACCTTCGACAGCCCCCGCAATGCGGCTCTCGAAAAGTCGGCGGGCGCCCTGCCCTCTACCGACCCTTCTATCGTACAGATCAACCCGGCTTCGGTCAGGCTCCCAGAGGGCAAGAACCACGTTGTGGCCGCCCATTGGCAAACAGGCGACCTGGCCGAAAATCAGGGTAGCCTTTATTATACAGGGCATTACGACAAGTATATTTTCCAGGTTTCCTACAACTGGCTGGATTACGGCACCATCGACGGTTACGACGAACTGGGCGAAGCCACCCATATAGAATACAAGCCTTTTAGCCAGTTGATTACCGCCTCTATTTCGTTCCCCCTCAAGCATTTTAGCTTCGGCGCAACGGCGAAGGTGGCCACCGACAAGCTGGCCGAAGAGGCTGGCGACCGTATGGCTGTCGGTGCGGCATTCGACTGGGGTGTTACCTGGCAATCCGACTCCAAGCGCTGGGGGTTTGCCGTTATGGCCAGGGACTTCGGCTCCCTGCTCCGCGACTATGTCGATGACGGCGAGAACGAATACTACCCCATGTCCCAGACTTTTGCCGTGTCCACCTACTTTAGGCCCAAGTCACTCCCCCGCCTTACGGTTTTTGCCGACAGCGACTTCCCCCGCTATCAAGAAGCGTTCCTGAGTCTGGGTGGCGAATACGCCCTGGGCCAGAGTTTCGCAGTCCGCGTGGGTTTTGAACGCGCCTGGCTAGACCTGATCCGCGACGCCAAGGAACTGATGGCATCCGAGAGCCGCCCCGACGAAACACAGAATGCCCACATGGTTAGCGCAGGTCTGGGCTACAACGCCAACCTGTTCTCCCTGGACTACAGCTTCTCTTACCTGGCCGAGAGCCTTGGCATCGAACACCGCCTTGGCCTCCGCGTGAATTTCTAG